The genome window TTTCGGTATCCGGAACTGCCGTCAGCTCGGTACTAATTCGGAAGCCAGAGAAGGCAGAATTACCAATTTTCTACGTCAGCAAGGCACTCCAGAGCGCGGAACTTCGGTATCCCCCATTAGAGCAGCTGGCTCTAGCCCTTGTTGTCTCGGCNNNNNNNNNNNNNNNNNNNNNNNNNNNNNNNNNNNNNNNNNNNNNNNNNNNNNNNNNNNNNNNNNNNNNNNNNNNNNNNNNNNNNNNNNNNNNNNNNNNNNNNNNNNNNNNNNNNNNNNNNNNNNNNNNNNNNNNNNNNNNNNNNNNNNNNNNNNNNNNNNNNNNNNNNNNNNNNNNNNNNNNNNNNNNNNNNNNNNNNNNNNNNNNNNNNNNNNNNNNNNNNNNNNNNNNNNNNNNNNNNNNNNNNNNNNNNNNNNNNNNNNNNNNNNNNNNNNNNNNNNNNNNNNNNNNNNNNNNNNNNNNNNNNNNNNNNNNNNNNNNNNNNNNNNNNNNNNNNNNNNNNNNNNNNNNNNNNNNNNNNNNNNNNNNNNNNNNNNNNNNNNNNNNNNNNNNNNNNNNNNNNNNNNNNNNNNNNNNNNNNNNNNNNNNNNNNNNNNNNNNNNNNNNNNNNNNNNNNNNNNNNNNNNNNNNNNNNNNNNNNNNNNNNNNNNNNNNNNNNNNNNNNNNNNNNNNNNNNNNNNNNNNNNNNNNNNNNNNNNNNNNNNNNNNNNNNNNNNNNNNNNNNNNNNNNNNNNNNNNNNNNNNNNNNNNNNNNNNNNNNNNNNNNNNNNNNNNNNNNNNNNNNNNNNNNNNNNNNNNNNNNNNNNNNNNNNNNNNNNNNNNNNNNNNNNNNNNNNNNNNNNNNNNNNNNNNNNNNNNNNNNNNNNNNNNNNNNNNNNNNNNNNNNNNNNNNNNNNNNNNNNNNNNNNNNNNNNNNNNNNNNNNNNNNNNNNNNNNNNNNNNNNNNNNNNNNNNNNNNNNNNNNNNNNNNNNNNNNNNNNNNNNNNNNNNNNNNNNNNNNNNNNNNNNNNNNNNNNNNNNNNNNNNNNNNNNNNNNNNNNNNNNNNNNNNNNNNNNNNNNNNNNNNNNNNNNNNNNNNNNNNNNNNNNNNNNNNNNNNNNNNNNNNNNNNNNNNNNNNNNNNNNNNNNNNNNNNNNNNNNNNNNNNNNNNNNNNNNNNNNNNNNNNNNNNNNNNNNNNNNNNNNNNNNNNNNNNNNNNNNNNNNNNNNNNNNNNNNNNNNNNNNNNNNNNNNNNNNNNNNNNNNNNNNNNNNNNNNNNNNNNNNNNNNNNNNNNNNNNNNNNNNNNNNNNNNNNNNNNNNNNNNNNNNNNNNNNNNNNNNNNNNNNNNNNNNNNNNNNNNNNNNNNNNNNNNNNNNNNNNNNNNNNNNNNNNNNNNNNNNNNNNNNNNNNNNNNNNNNNNNNNNNNNNNNNNNNNNNNNNNNNNNNNNNNNNNNNNNNNNNNNNNNNNNNNNNNNNNNNNNNNNNNNNNNNNNNNNNNNNNNNNNNNNNNNNNNNNNNNNNNNNNNNNNNNNNNNNNNNNNNNNNNNNNNNNNNNNNNNNNNNNNNNNNNNNNNNNNNNNNNNNNNNNNNNNNNNNNNNNNNNNNNNNNNNNNNNNNNNNNNNNNNNNNNNNNNNNNNNNNNNNNNNNNNNNNNNNNNNNNNNNNNNNNNNNNNNNNNNNNNNNNNNNNNNNNNNNNNNNNNNNNNNNNNNNNNNNNNNNNNNNNNNNNNNNNNNNNNNNNNNNNNNNNNNNNNNNNNNNNNNNNNNNNNNNNNNNNNNNNNNNNNNNNNNNNNNNNNNNNNNNNNNNNNNNNNNNNNNNNNNNNNNNNNNNNNNNNNNNNNNNNNNNNNNNNNNNNNNNNNNNNNNNNNNNNNNNNNNNNNNNNNNNNNNNNNNNNNNCTCTTTCCGAAtcggggactgggtcatgcgcaaggtatCGCTTGCGACGAAGGATACCACGGAAGGAACCCTCGGACCTTCCTGGGAAGGACCATATGAAGTCATCGGTATCCTTCGCTCGGGAACTTATCGACTAAGAGGCACCAACGGCAAGGCTCTCGGCCATCCTTGGAACGTAGAACATctcaagtactactacaagtgacctagcctacggcaggtTGGAACTGCAATTACTCGATGTATTTGTTCTACTAGAATTAATAGAAAGCCCTCGGCACTATTACTTTAGCCTCTCTTTAAGTCATATTTGCCCACGGCAGCTAAAATGTTAACATCCTACGGCGCTCTAcattagcctacggcaattGGCGATCGTTAATGTTTTTTTACCCTACAGATCCCTTCGGGACTTGGtcaaaatttaaacttgaCAACAGCGTCCTTATTAGCCTACGGTAATGAGTGACTTTTGACCAGTAATTGGCCTACGGCAATTACCAGTTATAGCTTGTGGAATCCGATTGTAAAGTTCGATCGGCAATACGTCTACGGCGATTAGCAAAAATAACGTACACAGTTAAAAGTTGGATAAgaactttaaaatttcaaattaaaagaTGCCCTCGGCACCAATGTGTTCAAAGTagatactaaaaaaaaaaaaaaaaaacaaattaataagtACAATATATCAAGGCCCTCAGGCAGTGGCCTCGGCAGCGGCTTCATCCCCAGTAGTGGCCTCGGCAGATCCAAGCACCTCCGCGGCGTCCTCCCCTTCATAATCTTCGATCATTTCTTCGGTAAGTCCCTccggaaggggaggaggatcAGCGGCGAAGTTCAGGTTCAGCTTCTGTCCAGGATTGTACCGCTTGAACCGGTACAGTAGATCTGCCATCTCCGAGCCAACTTCCTTGTCCAGCAGGGTAGTGAACTCAGCAGACGAGCGGTAGCCCTGAACAGCTGACTGGACGGCAGCCTCGATCTCCGCGGCCTTGGTCCGCTCGGACTCCTGCAGGGCATCCTGGATGGCTTCCGAAACGGCTTCGGCATCCCGCGCTGCCGCCCGCGCCGCTTCCAAAGCAGCTCGCATCTGTTCCGCCTTCGCCTCCGAAGCGAGAGCTTGCCGTTCGGCggcctctttttctttgagcAACTGGGCGTGCTCCTGGAGCGCCTTGCCGGCTTCGGCAACCTTGGCCCTGCCGTCATTGTAGGCCCTTTTCGCCCGCTCGGCAGCGCTGATAGCCCGTTTGACGCAGAGCCACATGTCCATCGACGCCTGCACACGAAAGGCAACTTATTTAAAAACGGAACACCACTTGGCGTAAAAACAATAAACAGCGAGGGAAGAAAGAATTTCTTACCGCGGCTTGGAGACGAAAAGCGCGTCCCGCTTGCTCCCGAAGGGCCTTCTTCGGCAGCTCGTCAACCTCCGGCAGCTCCATTTGGGAGCCGAGGATCATGTGATTGACGAATTGGACCGTCTTAGACGGGCAGGCGATGGTTACGGCCTCGGTAGGTCCGTCTTCATCCTCCGCCGCGAATACGGCCCTCGAAGCCTCTGACGGACGGCTCCGTTTGGATGCCGGCGAAGCCTCCAGGTCGACCGTCACCGGCCGTTTACCGGCTGCTCTTGAGGCAGCGGCCTCGGCCTCCAACTGCCTCGGCGCGGAAACTTCGGCAGAGGGCCAGGCAACAGGCTCGGCACCCAGCTGACGCAGCCGCTCCGCCAAGGTTACGTCCTCGGGATCCGTGGACGGCCGAACGGAAGGCGCCTCGGGCTGTTTCCTTTGTCTTTTGCCCTGCAGTCCCATCATGAGCCGCCTCTTGGACGACTCGCTCATTTTCTTGGCTTCGGCAGCCTGCCTTGCGTCCGtcactataaaaaaaaaaaatttcaggtCGGCAAGCGAAATTCTCAAGCAAAGGAAGTATTAAAATGCAAGTAAACTTACTCTCGGCAGGGTCGACGAGCCTGGCTCTGATGAGGTTGTCGGTAAAGAGCAGGCGGGGGTAGATCCGATCGGCAGCCGGGACCTTCAGCCTCACTCTCTCGAGCTGCTGAATCTCAGCCTGAGAGGGGGTCGGTTGCTTGATTTTGCCtaccaaggaaaaaaaagaaaaaaagagagagaatcagTAAACAAATatcagaagaaaaacaaaaaaaaacgaCCGCCTACCGATCGGCAGCTAAGAACCCTACCGGCGGTTTGGAAAGTCGTGGGTACTGAAAACTGCGGGCGCACTCCCGATGGCGATTCCCAATCCCCAGAGAGTAGCACTcgccgattcctccacgacttCTGGGAAGTCGGCACCGAGCTGACGAAGTGACCTCGCTCGGAAGCCTTCAAGCAGTTCGCCTGAACCCAGCCACCATGGTCGGCACTCTTCGACTTGGTGATGCTGTAGAGGTAGGAGAATTGCTCGTAGGAAGGCTCCCCCTCCCCGGCAATCCCAAATGCCGTTATCACTCCCATTAGGGCCACCCAGAAGTTGGGGTTGTACTGGCCCGGAGCATACCCGATCTGGGCAAGTATCCTTTGCACGGCAGGATGCAACGGCAGCCTCACCCCCTGCACCAGCATGTCGGTGAAGAAGGCGACTTCGCCATCTCCGGGGTCGCTGAGGGACTCGGTCGGACTCGgaatcctcatcttcaccGAGTCAGGGATGAGGTATTCAGCTCTAATCTTTTGGAGCTCCCGTTCGGTAATCTTGTTCGGCTCCAAATAGTCGACCCCGAACAGGGCCCTCTTCGGCACGCCTATCGGTATCCTAGATCGCTCCCTATGGACGATTGTTATCCTCGGCCGAGAGGCGCCGGCAATGGCCTCATCACGACCAGAGGTAGAAGCCTCCGGCTGGTGATCGGAAGTACCGAATCGGGTACCATCTTTGTGGACCATGGCTAACGGAAGCGGCTGCCCCGTCATCAGCCCCTTACCGACACCATGGGCAGGAACGGAGTTCACCTCCTCACCGATAATTTCAACATCGGTGTCCTCTTGCCCCTCGGCATCGAGACTCACGGCCAAACTAGATGTGTCCCAGCCCGATGACAACTCCTCATCGAACGCATTGGGCTcactgccgaaggaagactcGCTAGCCGACatctacaagaaaaaagaaaaaaaaaatagggcTAAGGTTCTGTAATGAACTACCCTACCGATGTCTACGCCACTACCTATAGTCCACTAGACTACCGAAGGAAAGCACTTATAGACGATCGGGTAAGCCTATACTACGGAAGCACGCggaaatataagaaaaattattAGGCTACCGAACGGTAACTTACCTTGGGTATTGTTGAGACTTTGATTGCCGTTCAGACGCTTCGGTATTCGCCTTGATTGCCGATAAACACTTCGAAAATCGCCTCGATTGCCGTTCGCACTCCTCAGAAATCGCCTACGCAGAGCTCTCGCTTCAAttctcaaatgcaaagtgagTTTTGCGCCTGGAGCaacctctatttatagggagatggctgcaacggtacgcctcgggaaaccaaacggctcataatTGCAGCCGTCAGACGTCACTTCGCTAGCCACGTGTCGCTTAACGGGTGGCGATGTGGGCTGCACGCCGGGtgcagaagacgaagcgtctctgcaCGCCCGGTGCAGAAGACGAAGAGTCTCCACGCGCCAGGCACGGGAAACGAGGCGTCTCTGCCCTCTCTCCTCTGAGCATCGGCGACCATCGGATCCCAGGGGAACCTTCCCCAAGCgaacttgccgaacggcaggacAGCTACGAACCTTCAGGGGAGAACCAAATTCCCCTCCGAAgaaccttcggaagagaacttgggggactactgtttataccgcATATTAGcgaccaatgaccacctgacacgtggacggagTCAACATTTAACACTACAAGCCCTTCGGCAAGGACCCTACCGAATCATATGCATCCTGGTGCTTATGCTCTTGGACACGTGTTATGCCCACAATCCACTCCtgcagtcccacatcggagaTTCCAAAATAAACACACCTCCCagggcctatataaggagacccctattcccaaaagagGGGGGACAGAAGGATCAACGGTACGCtatcgcttgatctgtagtctaatctttactaaatccgtacttacttaagcatcggagagccttcggccggtaccacaccggtaccccaaggtcttaccgaacgtgtccttttgcaggacctcgatcttccgaagactaactcccttccgaagacatcatatcactaagttgggcgagcCACGTGGataaaccactttttcgcatcaacaaaCATAATTGGATGATCATTAGATTAACATAATCCCAAATAGTTGGTAGTAAGTAATGACTGGTGCCAGTTTTCTGGTAACAagtatataattaataaaacgcCTTCCCTTTTGGACCATTAATGTACAAAGctacaagagagagagagagagagagagagagagagagagagagagcgcttCTGTTTGGTGTTGCGTAGCAGCCAGTGAAGTTGTACATACATTTTCTAATCTCTGGTTTTGATCATTCATAGATCGATGTTGTCAACTGGGTTGTCTTCTGTTTATTTAGGTTTCAGTACTGCAGCCGGCATTGCTGGTACCCTTCTTCATTTTGACACCATATCTGCTCCAATATGCTTCTTTCATTGTATATATTTGCTTATAACTTCTTTCAATATATGATTGAGGTATAGTTTtctgtgtgttttttgtttcagGAAGCAAAACCATGAATTATATTGAATGAATTTATATAATACTGTTGCGGGTCAAGAACTTTACCTTGATTGAAGGGTTTTGAATTGTTAATTTAAGATGAAAATTCATATGTTGTTTAAGATGCATGTATAGGAATCAGCTTGGATAGCAAGTTTATGGTTTGCTTAGCATTTCTAAATTTAGTTAAGGAAAAGGAAATCTTCATCAAATATGTTTTTATGAGTTCCAAGAAACATTCTAACACCCATCTCTGTCAACTGCAGGGAATATATTTGCCTTCGTGTTGTTTGTGTCACCATTGTAAGTTGCTCAAAAAGtttatgagaaaaaaaaatggaaatttatgaaattatgcaCTTCCCcactaattatatatgaatctttttatgttttccaGGCCAACATTCAAGAGAATCATTAGAAACAAGTCAACAGAACAATTCTCTGGATTGCCCTACATATATGCCCTTTTGAATTGCTTGATATGTCTTTGGTATGGCATGCCTGTAGTGAAGACTGGTATTATATTGGTGGCTACAGTCAATTCATTTGGGGCTGTTTTCCAGTTAGTCTACTTGAGCATTTTCATTACGTACGCTGAAAGAGCAACTAAGGTTATAATCTCTCCCCAGTAGACCTGCACTTCTATTGAAATCCCTTTTACAACTCTGCATGACTGTCTGCTGTTCCTTAAAATGTTCATTGCAGCTGAGGATGTTGGGATTCTTAGGGGCAGTTGCTGTTATATTCGTGTTCGTTGTCTTCGTGAGCTTAGGAGTTTTAGAGTATGATGACAGGCAAACGTTCGTTGGATATTTGAGTGTCGCTTCACTTATTTCAATGTTTGCTTCGCCGCTGTTTATCATAGTAAGTTCGGGCGGACCAATTCTCACTCAGATTGCTTTTAGACAGTGCAATTTCTTGTCACTGATGTGGTTTCTCATATACCCTTTTGCAGAAACTGGTGATCAAAACAAGGAGTGTTGAATTCATGCCATTTAATCTCTCTTTTGCAACTTTCTTGATgagtctctctttctctgcctACGGAATATTCAAGGAAGACCCCTTCCTTTATGTAAGTCTTCTGTTTTCTGCAGCAAGATCTTGACATGCCAATCCAAATTCCATCAGCTATTATATCACTCTAAGCAGAAAACCACATCACGCTTTTATTACTTATTGACTTGTGTTTATCTGTCCTCAAATGATATTTTGGATGCAGATCCCAAATGGTATTGGAACAATTTTAGGCCTTGTCCAGTTGGCTCTCTACTCCTACTATAGCAAAATATCTGGAGAAGACTCAAGAGAACCATTGATAGTTTCATATGTGTGAAACTTACCGGCCTAATACTCAATACAGTAAAAGTCAAGTGCCAAGTATTTCTTTCAGCTGTATAGACAAGAGGAAAATATGGCAATCGGTATTTACGCAGTGGCCGGAAAGGGGCATTCATTTTGTCCATATCATGGCATATGAAACAGTTAATTGGAAAAGGGCCATTTCCAACAATCGTTGTTGGGCATAAAGCGTTATAGCGAAAGAGCAGTATCAGATTTTGTTAAAGTTTtaccaaaaggaaactgaTAAGTTGATGCAGAACCTTGTGCTGTTTAAAGGGGTTTACATTTTGCTTGGTTGGTACTTGTTATACAGTGCTGCAGATGGTTCCCATTCTAGAATTGCACCAAATGTGGATCCACTTTCATCTTGTAAGGTTTGGATGACTAGCTTATATTCAAAGGCCTGCCACCATTTTGGAGCAAGAGCATTTTCTCCATCTATGTTTTCTTGCCTATCAAGATCAAGCAAGTAGATTGCTTGTACGAAGCACAAAAAGCTAGTTATTCAATGTCCCAACGAATTCTTTCAATATTCTTGTATATTTCTCACAGGCCTCGAGTTTTTATAGGGTAAAATTCCTATTTGactattattttcttcttttgtgtgGCACACGTTGACTTGAAATTTGGGAGACACGACCAGTGATATAGGCAAATTTGCTaacctttgttttctttatacttCTGTAATCAACACCATGGGAGAAACGACCAGTGACACTAATCTTGTAGCTATTGTGGTAACAATCACACCATGTTTTTTAGGAAATTAAAAAGGCTTAAAAGTTGTTTATCTATGGACAATTAAAAAGTGAACAAAGAGCTGAATTGGATTCATGTCTTGCATTGGGTGTCTCAACCTTCCATGATCCTCATGATAGTATTAGGTATTTTATTAGTGAAAATTTACTTGGAGTATGAAAGCCTCGAGTCATTGTTTAGTTTCTCTGTTGTGTGTTAGTCCCctttcttcaccaaaaaagaaaagaaaagtgaacATAGAAAATAGATTTGTAACTCAAGTGGATAATAATAGCATTTACTCTTGCACCCGATATTCTTGTATATAACAATtatttgtaattattttttaagttttaaaaatgatgtaatatttttattctttttattggGAATATGAGTTTGTTTAGAGGTGATACGGATTGAGAGCCATACAAAAGCCCAACTTTGAGATTAGGCCAGGAGGCCCAAACCCAATCTACCTTGAAAATAAGAAATCCTGAGACTAATAAAAAGCCCATCCCATCAAGTATAAAACCGGACGCTTACTACTCTGCTACCCTCTAGGGTTCTTACTACGATTGTTGTGTTCCTGCTCAGTCTTGTATCGGCGCCGCTTCCTTCACCATGGTATCTCTCTCTACCCTCTTCCCTCTTATCTCTCACAGACACAGGTGTAATCGTGTGCTTTTAATGTTTGATTgggatttgtttgttttaagtggtgtatgtgagaaaatcaaacataaatttggattttgtttgtggtttttcttttcattttgtgtttttgtttcgTTTAGCTTAAActtcaatgttttgttttgtttttatgggTTGAAGTTGGTATTGACGATAGCTTAGGGTTATATAGTGCAACTTGACATCTGAAAATGAACCGATCTTATTGGGATGTGCAACTGTTAAACTTGCTAAGTTCTTGTCACACAAAacaattattttgttattcacAGAGATTTGTTATTGATTTGGTTCTTACGCTGCTCACTGTGAATAGGGTTCTTATCAGATGGCATAATCTCATTCTGTTtgtaattagttttttttattctgcTTGCTATAACTGGGTTTTCTCTAAATTGCTTAGTCCATATTTTATTAACATGGATCATAACTCATGGTGTAATGTTGCAGGTGAACGTTCCAAAGACAAAGAAGACTTACTGCAAGAGCAAGGAGTGCAAGAAGCACACCTTGCACAAGGTTACACAATACAAGACAGGCAAGGCTAGTATTGCTGCTCAGGGGAAGCGTCGTTATGATCGCAAGCAGTCTGGTTATGGTGGTCAGACCAAACCAGTCTTCCACAAGAAGGTATAAGCCAAATTGTCGGTTCCAACAGTTTATTTTATCCCTTATTCGCTTCGGTCAGATTTATTTTGTCTTGTGTCTTGTtattagtttttaaatttggTGCATGTTTAACCTCGATGTCTCTAAACAGGCAAAGACCACTAAGAAGATTGTCCTGAGGCTCCAATGCCAGGGTTGCAAACATGTATCCCAGCACCCAATCAAGGTTGGTGTTGTGGTGTAAATTGTTGCTTTTGGTTTCTAcccaagattttttttataacgaTTAAGTAATCTGATCTCTTGTTTTTCTGCAGAGGTGCAAGCACTTTGAAATTGGTGGAGACAAGAAGGGGAAGGGAACATCTCTGTTTTAAATGCATTATTTTGCTTGTACTTTTGTGCTGCACTTCTATTTTGTTGGAGCTTTTAAGCAAGTATGGAAGATTTGTTCAAGTTTTTGTTAGTTTATGTCAAACATCAAAGTGTTTGTGACACTTTTTCTGTTAtcagttgagaattgagaTTAGAGTTCCAATACAGCGTTCACCGTTGTCActaatttatatgtttcaatTTGCATCTTTAGCACTAGATGTTTTGTTTCAGTTTAATTTGCTAATATCAGTTGGGGTTGGCTGATAGTGATTATGGGGTTGGCATTGAATCAGCCGAACCTAAACGGTCCAttgcggtttggttcggttttaCCATCAAAAGTTGTGAACAGTCTCAAAGTTGAACCAAATTGTAAtggttgattttgtttttagattATGACCCAATACTTATTGTAAGGGGTCAGTTGGGGTTGGCATTGAATCAGCCAAACCTAAAGGATCCGTTGCCGTTTAGTTCGGTTTTACCATCAAAAGTTGAGCGGTCTCAAAACTGAACCAATTGGTTTTTAGATTATGACCCAATACTTGTTGTAAAGGGTGAATGTGCGACGATTGCTAAACTCTTTAACCCTGGAGAGTGCTCATTTACCTGATCGACCTTCTGTGAtgcttttttaaattattttattttacaaattttgGCTGATCATAGGATTAAATTCTATAATCTTTAGAccttaaataattattcaTCTAACAAATTAAATAGACACTAATTCACCGTTTATTCATCCACCCTCTACGTATCTATGTTTTCGTAATGTCTTTTTACAAAccgataaaaaaaaaatctctctcaAACCACTCGAATTTTGTTTATGTATTTTAGAGCGTATATCCAAGATATTATTTAAACAGATTCTACAAagttaaattttattttattttaatagaaacttaattaatatatttttctcccAATATgcaatttttgagtttatctCTCATATTGCGGTTTAAAAATCCACCATTTCACTTAGAACTGATTATTTATACATTTATGTACATAACACATGGaaataaaatatgataaattagGCACTCTTGGAATTTCCCAAAACCAAATCCCAGAGAGGAAAGGAAACTTCGACCAAGGAACGAAGggtaaaaatgtaattttacaCAGTGCataaaaaagggaaagaaagaatCTTATAAATATCGCTTAGAAGATCCAATTCCCATCCAATCCAAATCTAcgcgtaaaatatatatttttctaaaattaaaaaaagcttAGCTGTTTTGGAGTCgagtaaaaagagaaaaacccTAAGCCCCTACCACTTCACTGTgctctcttcctttcttctcACTCCcaccctccctctctctctaaacCCTAGTCTCTTCCTCATATCGCATACCCACGACCACGAGGGGGCTTTTGGGCCCTCTCGCTCTCGCTGCGTCGCTCT of Prunus dulcis chromosome 4, ALMONDv2, whole genome shotgun sequence contains these proteins:
- the LOC117624781 gene encoding 60S ribosomal protein L44 — encoded protein: MVNVPKTKKTYCKSKECKKHTLHKVTQYKTGKASIAAQGKRRYDRKQSGYGGQTKPVFHKKAKTTKKIVLRLQCQGCKHVSQHPIKRCKHFEIGGDKKGKGTSLF
- the LOC117624676 gene encoding bidirectional sugar transporter SWEET2a-like — encoded protein: MLSTGLSSVYLGFSTAAGIAGNIFAFVLFVSPLPTFKRIIRNKSTEQFSGLPYIYALLNCLICLWYGMPVVKTGIILVATVNSFGAVFQLVYLSIFITYAERATKLRMLGFLGAVAVIFVFVVFVSLGVLEYDDRQTFVGYLSVASLISMFASPLFIIKLVIKTRSVEFMPFNLSFATFLMSLSFSAYGIFKEDPFLYIPNGIGTILGLVQLALYSYYSKISGEDSREPLIVSYV